From Candidatus Brocadia sp., one genomic window encodes:
- a CDS encoding Hsp20/alpha crystallin family protein, whose amino-acid sequence MNLVKWDRLDPLNSLTHIQREMSDLLDILSSAPQTEGYVSAEFPPIIVSTSEDNILVRAEIPGIRISDLDVQVVDDVLTIKGERKPVATTAKITYLRRERNYGTFARSIMLPEKADVEKVTASYKNGVLTVKLPKAAETKPKQVVIKKA is encoded by the coding sequence ATGAATCTTGTAAAATGGGACCGATTGGATCCTTTAAATAGCCTTACCCATATCCAGCGAGAGATGAGTGACTTATTAGACATTTTGAGTTCCGCACCTCAAACCGAAGGTTATGTGAGCGCAGAATTTCCACCGATTATTGTATCTACAAGCGAGGATAATATACTTGTTCGCGCAGAGATTCCCGGAATCAGGATCAGCGATCTGGATGTCCAGGTAGTTGATGATGTATTAACAATCAAGGGGGAAAGAAAACCTGTCGCTACCACAGCGAAGATAACGTACTTGCGCCGGGAAAGAAACTACGGAACGTTTGCCCGTTCTATTATGTTACCTGAAAAGGCCGACGTGGAAAAAGTAACGGCTTCTTACAAAAATGGCGTTTTAACGGTAAAGCTTCCGAAGGCCGCAGAGACAAAACCAAAGCAAGTTGTAATTAAAAAGGCATAA
- a CDS encoding RnfABCDGE type electron transport complex subunit D: MLSSLKFLKQEIMLRVLYSLIPVAIVAVYFFGWYVVGIIAVSMIFAFLTEWVMSSLRKGKISYACFVTAGIYALSLPPTTPLWIVAIGAIIAILFAKEMFGGFGKNVFNPAIVGRGFVFVCFPIELTGQFVPVFTGFPGGFGHWSVTALEQPAQYIAEAGLKVVDAITSATPMWAHRNYSYESSILSLFLGNIGTIFEYEGQKMVLGAGSMGEVSAIVIMFSCLYLLWTKTANWRLTVATLLGALISSVVFRYAFGIKTIPQPLFTLFSGALFYAAVFMVTDPISAPKVTLSQWIYGFFIGAMIVVFRYKSIFSGGAGFAILLGNILAPSLDLWITRMKKPQIPEKGTVSEKVTESP; the protein is encoded by the coding sequence ATGCTTTCTTCCCTCAAATTCCTGAAACAGGAAATTATGCTCCGGGTGCTGTATTCGCTCATACCGGTTGCGATAGTGGCTGTCTATTTTTTTGGCTGGTATGTCGTAGGTATCATAGCCGTTTCAATGATATTTGCTTTCCTGACAGAATGGGTGATGTCCTCTTTGAGGAAGGGAAAAATAAGTTATGCGTGTTTTGTTACTGCCGGGATATATGCCCTTTCTCTCCCCCCAACCACACCATTGTGGATAGTTGCAATTGGCGCCATTATCGCTATCTTATTTGCGAAAGAGATGTTTGGGGGATTTGGAAAGAATGTATTTAATCCTGCTATTGTTGGGCGCGGCTTTGTTTTTGTATGCTTCCCTATCGAATTAACAGGACAGTTTGTGCCAGTATTTACGGGATTTCCCGGTGGATTTGGCCACTGGAGTGTAACAGCTTTAGAACAACCTGCGCAATATATTGCAGAGGCAGGGCTGAAAGTTGTCGATGCAATAACTTCAGCAACACCTATGTGGGCACATCGAAATTATAGTTACGAGAGTTCAATTCTTTCCCTGTTCCTTGGAAATATAGGGACCATCTTTGAATATGAAGGTCAAAAAATGGTCTTGGGTGCAGGTTCAATGGGAGAGGTTTCAGCGATTGTAATAATGTTTTCATGTCTTTATTTATTATGGACCAAAACTGCAAATTGGCGCTTGACTGTAGCGACGTTGCTGGGGGCTTTAATCTCCTCAGTTGTTTTCAGATACGCTTTTGGTATTAAAACCATTCCCCAACCACTCTTTACCCTCTTTTCCGGTGCATTATTTTATGCAGCTGTCTTTATGGTCACCGATCCGATTAGCGCACCAAAGGTTACCCTGTCACAATGGATTTATGGCTTTTTTATCGGCGCCATGATAGTAGTTTTCCGTTATAAAAGCATTTTTTCCGGTGGCGCCGGATTTGCTATCCTGCTCGGCAATATATTAGCGCCCTCTCTCGATTTATGGATAACTCGTATGAAAAAACCCCAAATCCCCGAGAAAGGGACTGTATCAGAGAAAGTAACTGAATCGCCATGA
- a CDS encoding FMN-binding protein: MKKTSPAYILGFMITICTVFGTGIASVHYATLDMLIKNEKLHKNRIICGAFDLPVTGVSADAFQKAIDDNISHEQITYEGRTWDIYKQKETGNIGFVFSGTGFWDRISGIIVLSADLSKIVNIQFLDQKETPGLGARIEEGWFTDQFKGISIAWDQPADKRIIVGQAPIPNAKNRVDAITGATQTSLALMKFLNSELEAFRKAMKEQKEKPMPEIPLQWE, from the coding sequence ATGAAAAAAACATCTCCCGCATATATTCTCGGCTTCATGATAACCATTTGTACCGTATTTGGTACTGGCATTGCTTCCGTTCATTATGCAACACTTGATATGCTTATTAAAAACGAAAAATTGCATAAGAACAGGATTATATGCGGTGCATTTGATCTTCCTGTCACTGGCGTATCTGCTGATGCCTTTCAAAAGGCAATTGATGACAACATAAGCCATGAGCAGATAACTTATGAAGGGCGTACATGGGACATATATAAACAAAAGGAAACCGGCAATATCGGCTTTGTCTTCAGCGGCACAGGCTTCTGGGACCGTATCTCTGGAATTATTGTACTTTCAGCTGACCTGTCGAAAATTGTGAATATTCAATTTCTCGACCAGAAAGAGACACCCGGATTGGGGGCGCGCATTGAAGAAGGTTGGTTTACCGATCAATTTAAAGGTATTTCCATTGCATGGGACCAACCGGCTGATAAGCGTATTATTGTAGGTCAGGCGCCGATTCCCAATGCAAAAAACCGGGTCGATGCTATTACTGGCGCCACACAGACGTCACTGGCGCTCATGAAGTTTTTAAACAGCGAGCTTGAGGCATTCAGAAAAGCAATGAAAGAACAAAAAGAAAAACCAATGCCTGAGATTCCTTTGCAGTGGGAATAA
- the rsxE gene encoding electron transport complex subunit RsxE, whose protein sequence is MAYTPKQVFLNGIWQDNPIYRQVLGICSTLAVTNLLANTLFMCFGLIFTTALSNLTISLLRDYTPKRIRMIIQVLIIACYVMIVDIIIKAYAPDIHRFIGPYVGLIITNCIIMGRAEAFASQNKPLLSLFDGIASGVGYSLVLIFIASVREPLGFGSILGITLPARDLWWHSWIIMVMPPGAFFMLGMFTWFARRWLVKEVKR, encoded by the coding sequence ATGGCTTATACACCCAAACAAGTTTTTTTAAACGGTATCTGGCAGGATAATCCAATCTATCGGCAGGTATTAGGAATCTGTTCGACTTTGGCTGTCACCAATCTGCTGGCAAATACCCTGTTCATGTGTTTTGGATTAATCTTTACCACCGCGCTTTCCAACCTCACCATTTCACTGCTGAGAGATTATACTCCGAAGCGTATACGCATGATTATCCAGGTACTTATTATCGCCTGCTACGTTATGATAGTTGATATCATCATTAAGGCATATGCTCCCGACATTCATCGCTTTATCGGTCCTTATGTCGGTCTGATCATTACTAATTGCATAATCATGGGAAGGGCAGAGGCCTTTGCCAGTCAGAACAAACCGCTGCTTTCACTTTTTGATGGTATTGCGTCAGGGGTCGGATATTCCCTCGTACTTATCTTCATTGCATCAGTACGTGAGCCCCTCGGATTCGGCTCTATTTTGGGTATAACGTTGCCTGCACGCGATCTCTGGTGGCATTCATGGATCATCATGGTCATGCCTCCAGGTGCATTTTTTATGCTGGGCATGTTTACCTGGTTCGCCCGCAGGTGGCTGGTCAAGGAAGTAAAACGATAA